Proteins from a single region of Nitrospira sp.:
- a CDS encoding Do family serine endopeptidase: MVYRHQRSKMLSVLAATTMVAATFLSGGVQLGSQAEAAGVPPAFAQGFSEIVKAVTPAVVNIAVTGGGEGRREGRRQLPPGGPFGGPPPGPGGPGEEPPGMEPPGGPGGPPGGGPHRPEQSAGSGVILDPNGYIVTNNHVVEGATQITVTLSDRREFPAKIIGTDPKTDLAIIKIEAKDLASMKWADYDELQVGDLVLAVGSPFGLSSTVTLGIISALGRGNVGIADYEDFIQTDAAINPGNSGGALVNMQGKLIGINTAIFSRTGGSEGIGFAIPSSIATDIVDSLTKTGKVVRGWMGVAIQEITPALAKSFKLPEQRKGVLISDVNENGPSHTAGMRRGDVVISFNGKEVQSVSQLRNLVARMAVGKEADIKILREGKEQVLKVKVAERPSDEVLAKREPGPAAPQTETVKPPDNVLAALRVQILDAAMQSQLNIPAKTTGVVVSSVEAGSPAEAAGLQRGDVIQEVNHEVVKNLEDYQKASAKVKKDEMVVLLLSRQGNNLFVAVNPK, encoded by the coding sequence ATGGTGTATCGACATCAGCGCAGCAAGATGCTGTCCGTACTCGCGGCGACTACCATGGTCGCTGCCACGTTTTTGTCCGGAGGAGTGCAACTCGGGTCTCAGGCGGAGGCGGCTGGTGTGCCTCCGGCGTTCGCGCAGGGTTTTTCAGAAATCGTGAAGGCGGTGACTCCGGCAGTCGTGAATATTGCGGTGACCGGAGGCGGGGAAGGCCGGCGCGAAGGTCGGCGTCAGCTCCCTCCCGGCGGCCCGTTCGGCGGGCCACCTCCAGGTCCTGGCGGTCCCGGTGAAGAGCCTCCCGGTATGGAACCCCCTGGCGGTCCTGGCGGCCCTCCCGGCGGCGGTCCGCATCGTCCCGAACAGAGCGCCGGGTCCGGCGTCATCCTCGATCCCAACGGCTACATTGTCACCAATAACCACGTGGTGGAAGGCGCCACGCAGATCACGGTGACGCTCTCGGATCGCCGGGAGTTCCCGGCCAAGATCATCGGCACCGATCCGAAAACGGACCTCGCCATCATCAAGATTGAAGCGAAAGATCTCGCCTCCATGAAGTGGGCGGACTATGACGAACTGCAGGTGGGCGATCTGGTCCTTGCGGTGGGAAGCCCATTTGGACTCAGCTCGACCGTCACGTTGGGGATCATTAGTGCGCTCGGCCGCGGCAACGTCGGCATTGCGGACTATGAAGACTTTATTCAGACGGATGCCGCGATCAATCCCGGCAATTCAGGTGGCGCCCTCGTCAACATGCAAGGCAAGTTGATCGGAATCAACACCGCTATTTTCTCCCGCACGGGAGGGTCCGAGGGAATCGGGTTCGCCATTCCCAGCAGCATTGCGACCGACATTGTCGACAGTCTGACGAAGACCGGCAAGGTGGTGCGCGGGTGGATGGGCGTGGCGATTCAGGAAATTACACCAGCGCTGGCCAAGTCGTTCAAATTGCCCGAACAACGTAAGGGCGTCCTGATCAGCGACGTGAACGAGAACGGTCCTTCCCACACGGCCGGCATGCGGCGCGGGGATGTGGTCATCTCCTTCAACGGCAAGGAAGTGCAGAGCGTCAGCCAGTTGCGCAACCTGGTCGCGCGTATGGCTGTCGGCAAGGAAGCGGACATCAAGATTTTGCGCGAAGGCAAGGAGCAGGTCTTGAAGGTCAAGGTGGCTGAACGGCCTTCGGACGAGGTGCTGGCCAAGCGGGAGCCTGGTCCTGCTGCGCCCCAGACTGAAACCGTGAAGCCGCCCGACAACGTGTTGGCGGCCTTGCGCGTCCAAATACTGGATGCGGCCATGCAGAGCCAGCTCAACATTCCCGCCAAGACAACCGGCGTGGTGGTGAGTTCGGTTGAAGCGGGGAGTCCTGCCGAGGCGGCCGGATTGCAGCGCGGGGACGTGATCCAAGAGGTGAATCACGAGGTCGTGAAGAACCTTGAGGATTACCAGAAGGCGTCAGCCAAGGTGAAGAAAGACGAGATGGTTGTGCTCTTGCTGAGTCGGCAGGGGAACAATCTGTTCGTAGCCGTCAATCCGAAGTAG